The proteins below come from a single Carnobacterium divergens DSM 20623 genomic window:
- the purF gene encoding amidophosphoribosyltransferase: MLTEVKSLNEECGVFGVWGHPEAARLNYFGLHSLQHRGQEGAGIVANHQGALKGHRNVGLISEVFKDERELERLKGDSAIGHVRYGTAGSGGINNIQPFLFKFYDEEIALAHNGNLINAKSLRLELEQAGAIFHSNSDTEVLMHLIRRSKEAQFIDKLKESLKTVKGGFAYILMTSDAMIGALDPNGFRPLSIGQMKNGAYVLASETCALDVVGANFVRQVMPGEIVIINDEGYTIETYTDDTTMAICSMEYIYFARPDSDIAGVNVHTARKNMGRRLAEEAPIDADIVIGVPNSSLSAASGYAEKSGIPYEMGLIKNQYIARTFIQPTQELREQGVRMKLSAVRGVVAGKKVVMVDDSIVRGTTSRRIVQLLKEAGAKEVHVRIASPPLRYPCFYGIDIQTREELIAANHSVSEIKDLIFADSLSFLSEEGLIESIGLNFDAPYSGLCMAYFNGDFPTDLYDYEADYLKSLGTAPVLK, encoded by the coding sequence GTGCTTACTGAAGTAAAAAGTTTAAACGAAGAGTGTGGTGTTTTTGGTGTTTGGGGTCATCCAGAGGCTGCACGCTTAAACTATTTTGGATTACACAGTTTACAGCATCGAGGGCAAGAAGGTGCTGGCATCGTGGCAAATCATCAAGGCGCATTAAAAGGCCATCGAAACGTCGGCTTGATTTCAGAAGTCTTTAAAGATGAGAGAGAGCTAGAGCGTTTAAAAGGCGATTCAGCAATCGGCCATGTTCGCTATGGGACAGCTGGTAGTGGAGGGATCAATAATATCCAGCCTTTTTTGTTTAAATTTTATGACGAAGAGATTGCTTTAGCTCATAACGGCAATTTAATTAATGCCAAAAGTTTACGGTTAGAACTAGAACAGGCAGGTGCAATTTTTCATTCCAATTCGGATACAGAAGTTTTAATGCACTTGATTCGTCGAAGTAAGGAAGCCCAATTTATTGATAAATTAAAAGAAAGCCTTAAAACCGTTAAAGGGGGATTTGCTTATATATTAATGACAAGTGATGCGATGATTGGAGCACTTGATCCAAACGGGTTTAGACCTCTTTCAATCGGACAAATGAAAAACGGAGCCTATGTGTTAGCAAGTGAAACCTGCGCACTAGACGTTGTTGGAGCAAACTTTGTCAGACAGGTGATGCCTGGTGAGATTGTCATTATTAATGACGAAGGGTACACCATTGAAACGTACACAGATGACACCACAATGGCAATTTGTTCAATGGAATATATTTATTTTGCGAGACCAGATTCTGATATTGCCGGTGTGAATGTGCATACGGCTCGAAAAAATATGGGACGTAGATTGGCAGAAGAAGCGCCAATTGATGCAGATATTGTGATTGGTGTACCGAATTCTTCCCTATCTGCTGCTAGCGGATACGCTGAGAAAAGTGGCATTCCATATGAAATGGGTTTAATTAAAAATCAATATATTGCTAGAACTTTTATTCAACCAACACAAGAATTAAGAGAACAGGGAGTTCGTATGAAGCTGTCGGCTGTTCGAGGTGTTGTAGCTGGTAAAAAAGTGGTGATGGTAGATGATTCAATCGTTCGTGGAACGACAAGTCGCCGTATTGTGCAACTTTTAAAGGAAGCTGGAGCAAAGGAAGTTCATGTTCGCATTGCTTCTCCGCCATTACGCTATCCTTGTTTCTATGGAATCGACATTCAGACTAGAGAAGAATTGATAGCAGCCAATCATTCCGTTTCAGAAATTAAAGACTTAATCTTTGCAGATAGCTTATCTTTTTTAAGTGAAGAAGGATTGATTGAATCGATTGGTTTAAATTTTGATGCACCTTATTCTGGATTATGTATGGCCTACTTTAATGGCGATTTTCCAACAGATTTATATGATTATGAAGCAGATTACCTCAAATCATTAGGAACAGCACCGGTACTTAAATAA
- the purQ gene encoding phosphoribosylformylglycinamidine synthase subunit PurQ, producing MKFAVIVFPGSNCDVDMLTAITDCLGEEAEYVRHDETSLAGFDGVLLPGGFSYGDYLRCGAIARFSSIMSEVIRFANEGKPVFGTCNGFQILLEAGLLPGALRRNESLHFVCKTVELVVNNQTPFTSCYQANETIQIPIAHGEGNYYCDEATLKELQEDHQIVFTYGNENPNGSIANIAGIINKEGNVLGMMPHPERAVEQLLGSDDGLNFFKSMIKNFRKVTN from the coding sequence ATGAAATTTGCAGTCATTGTTTTTCCAGGTTCTAACTGTGATGTGGATATGCTGACGGCGATAACAGATTGTTTAGGAGAGGAAGCAGAGTATGTTCGCCACGATGAAACCAGTTTAGCAGGATTTGACGGTGTTTTATTACCAGGAGGTTTTTCTTATGGTGATTATTTAAGGTGTGGCGCAATTGCACGCTTTTCTTCGATTATGAGTGAAGTCATCCGTTTTGCAAATGAAGGCAAACCTGTTTTTGGAACATGCAATGGGTTTCAAATTTTATTGGAAGCAGGCTTGTTACCAGGTGCGTTACGTCGTAATGAATCTTTACATTTTGTGTGTAAAACAGTCGAATTGGTAGTTAATAATCAAACACCGTTTACATCTTGTTACCAAGCGAATGAAACCATTCAGATTCCAATTGCCCATGGGGAAGGGAATTATTATTGCGATGAAGCGACATTAAAAGAATTACAAGAAGATCATCAAATTGTGTTTACTTACGGAAATGAAAATCCAAATGGAAGTATTGCGAATATTGCAGGCATTATCAATAAAGAAGGAAATGTGCTAGGCATGATGCCTCATCCAGAAAGAGCGGTTGAACAATTACTAGGTTCCGATGATGGCTTAAATTTCTTTAAATCAATGATAAAGAACTTTAGAAAGGTGACAAACTAA
- the purS gene encoding phosphoribosylformylglycinamidine synthase subunit PurS encodes MYFVKVYVTYKQSVLDPQGEAVKGAVHRLGYQEIEEIRIGKYFEIKVKKTTRPVQETIEEICDKLLSNVVMESYRYEIQEEN; translated from the coding sequence ATGTATTTTGTAAAAGTTTATGTCACTTATAAACAATCGGTTTTAGATCCACAAGGAGAGGCCGTAAAAGGGGCCGTTCATCGTTTAGGCTATCAAGAGATTGAAGAAATTCGAATCGGAAAATATTTTGAAATTAAAGTGAAGAAAACGACTCGACCAGTTCAAGAAACCATCGAAGAAATTTGTGATAAATTACTCAGCAACGTTGTGATGGAAAGCTATCGTTACGAAATACAGGAGGAAAACTAA
- the purM gene encoding phosphoribosylformylglycinamidine cyclo-ligase: MANAYSKAGVDVEAGYETVERIQKHVKKTERKGVMDVIGGFGGCFDLTQLNVKEPVLVSGTDGVGTKLMIAIQQDQHDTIGIDCVAMCVNDIVAQGAEPLYFLDYIATGKNVPARLEKVVAGVSEGCIQAGAALIGGETAEMPGMYNDDDYDLAGFAVGVAEKKQLIKKADIKEEDVLIGIASSGIHSNGYSLVRKVFFEQNEFDYDSILPELKGEPLGSVLLTPTKIYVKALLPLIKERKIHGIAHITGGGFVENIPRMLPNNLAAHVQLGSWDVLPIFQALQLYGTIPAHEMYEIFNMGIGMVIAVSKDDVKSVLEQLKKAGETASVIGWITKRTDEALILEEV; encoded by the coding sequence ATGGCAAATGCTTATTCAAAAGCAGGAGTAGACGTTGAGGCTGGATATGAAACCGTTGAACGCATTCAAAAACATGTGAAAAAAACAGAACGCAAAGGTGTTATGGATGTAATTGGTGGATTTGGTGGTTGCTTCGATTTAACCCAATTAAATGTAAAGGAACCTGTTTTGGTTTCAGGTACAGATGGGGTTGGAACAAAGTTAATGATTGCTATTCAACAAGATCAACATGACACAATTGGAATTGATTGTGTGGCAATGTGTGTAAACGATATTGTGGCCCAAGGAGCAGAACCTCTTTATTTTTTAGATTATATAGCGACAGGAAAAAATGTTCCTGCTCGTTTGGAAAAAGTAGTTGCAGGTGTAAGTGAAGGGTGCATTCAAGCAGGAGCTGCTTTGATTGGTGGCGAAACTGCAGAAATGCCTGGTATGTACAACGATGATGACTATGATCTAGCTGGTTTTGCTGTTGGTGTAGCAGAAAAAAAGCAATTGATAAAAAAAGCGGATATTAAAGAAGAGGACGTTTTGATAGGTATTGCTTCAAGTGGGATTCATTCAAACGGGTATTCATTAGTTCGTAAGGTGTTTTTTGAACAAAATGAGTTTGATTATGACTCGATATTACCTGAATTAAAAGGTGAACCATTAGGTTCCGTCTTGTTAACACCCACTAAAATTTATGTTAAAGCGTTGCTTCCATTAATCAAAGAAAGAAAAATTCATGGAATCGCTCATATAACTGGTGGCGGGTTTGTTGAAAATATTCCACGGATGCTTCCTAATAATTTAGCTGCCCATGTGCAGTTGGGAAGTTGGGATGTATTGCCTATTTTTCAAGCATTGCAACTTTACGGTACTATTCCTGCTCATGAGATGTACGAGATCTTCAATATGGGGATAGGAATGGTAATTGCTGTTTCAAAAGATGACGTTAAAAGCGTTTTAGAACAATTGAAAAAGGCCGGAGAAACAGCTTCAGTTATTGGATGGATTACGAAACGAACGGATGAAGCATTGATTTTAGAAGAGGTGTAG
- the purN gene encoding phosphoribosylglycinamide formyltransferase produces MKIAVFASGNGSNFEAIAKSMNQGEIEGAIVLVFSDRTDAYVLERAKSLQIPVRSFSPKQFANKVEYEREILKELEAKEVELLVLAGYMRLIGPTLLNAYPNRILNIHPALLPEFPGLHGIRDAFEAGVKQTGVTVHYVDNGVDTGPILAQKRVNIEENETLASLELKIHQAEHQLYPEVVQEVIQAIKKTEN; encoded by the coding sequence ATGAAAATAGCCGTTTTTGCTTCTGGAAACGGAAGTAATTTTGAAGCGATTGCGAAAAGCATGAATCAAGGAGAAATTGAAGGTGCGATTGTGTTGGTTTTTTCTGACCGCACAGATGCGTATGTTTTAGAGCGAGCAAAAAGCTTACAAATTCCAGTTCGGTCTTTTTCACCGAAACAATTTGCAAATAAAGTTGAATATGAAAGAGAAATTTTAAAAGAACTGGAAGCAAAAGAAGTGGAGTTGCTTGTTTTAGCAGGATATATGCGTTTGATTGGTCCAACTTTACTAAATGCTTATCCAAATCGTATTTTAAATATCCATCCTGCCTTACTTCCTGAATTTCCAGGATTGCATGGCATTCGAGATGCTTTTGAAGCAGGAGTTAAGCAAACTGGCGTGACGGTACACTATGTTGATAATGGCGTGGATACAGGTCCCATTTTAGCTCAAAAAAGAGTTAATATAGAAGAAAATGAAACATTAGCAAGTTTGGAATTAAAAATCCATCAAGCAGAACATCAGCTTTATCCAGAAGTGGTTCAAGAAGTCATTCAGGCGATTAAAAAAACTGAAAATTAA
- the purL gene encoding phosphoribosylformylglycinamidine synthase subunit PurL has product MTTIQYTEPTAEEIKEQKIYQQWGLTDEEYTMISEEILKRLPNYTETGLFSVMWSEHCSYKNSKPVLRKFPTTGKQVLQGPGEGAGIVDIGDNQAVVFKAESHNHPSAVEPYEGAATGVGGIIRDIFSMGARPIAILDSLRFGELTNERTKYLFEEVVAGIAGYGNCIGIPTVGGEIAFDDCYAGNPLVNAMCVGLIDHKDIQKGQAKGIGNSIMYVGAKTGRDGIHGATFASEEFNDEEETKRSAVQVGDPFMEKLLLEACLELIYDYQEILVGIQDMGAAGLVSSSAEMASKAGSGLILNLDDVPQRETQMTPYEMMLSESQERMLICVKKGEENQVVELFKKYELDAVTIGEVTDDGMYRLYHKGSLVADLPVDALAEDAPTYYKPYTEPARIQAFKEMEDYQPEANSFIDTLKKLLQQPTIASKKSVFEKYDSMVRTNTVVGPGSDAAILRVRGTDKAIAMTTDCNARYLYLNPEVGGQIAVAEAARNIVCSGGKPLAITDCLNYGNPDKPEIFWELWTSADGISKACEVLDTPVISGNVSMYNEFNGQAVYPTPVIGMVGLVEKLAHITTQGFKQAGDYIYVIGNTKADFNGSELQKMELGKIEGKLMDFDLAVEQNRQAKVLAAIQAGLVESAHDTSEGGLAVALSECAFENEVGIDVAVDLPDMWLFSETQSRFVLSVKQENAAAFSKLMGEEAVLIGEVTAEPIVTMKTQQGTYQVATNELRQLWEKAIPCLLK; this is encoded by the coding sequence ATGACAACAATCCAATACACAGAGCCGACAGCAGAAGAAATTAAAGAGCAAAAAATTTACCAGCAATGGGGCCTAACGGATGAAGAATACACAATGATTAGCGAGGAAATCTTAAAACGTTTGCCTAATTACACAGAAACAGGTCTTTTTTCAGTGATGTGGAGTGAACATTGCTCTTATAAAAATTCAAAACCAGTTTTACGTAAATTTCCAACTACAGGAAAACAGGTTTTACAAGGACCTGGTGAAGGTGCTGGAATTGTCGATATCGGAGACAATCAAGCGGTTGTGTTTAAGGCGGAAAGTCACAATCATCCTTCTGCCGTGGAGCCTTATGAAGGAGCAGCAACAGGTGTTGGTGGAATTATTCGTGATATTTTCAGTATGGGGGCAAGACCCATTGCTATTTTAGATTCCCTACGCTTTGGCGAGCTAACTAACGAGCGAACAAAATATTTGTTTGAAGAAGTTGTAGCGGGCATTGCAGGCTATGGAAATTGTATTGGAATTCCAACAGTCGGTGGCGAAATTGCTTTTGATGATTGCTATGCAGGAAATCCACTTGTGAATGCTATGTGTGTAGGTTTGATTGATCATAAAGACATTCAAAAAGGACAAGCTAAAGGAATAGGGAATTCTATCATGTATGTTGGAGCTAAAACAGGGCGAGATGGCATTCATGGCGCGACCTTTGCTTCTGAAGAATTCAATGATGAAGAAGAAACCAAACGTTCTGCCGTTCAAGTAGGCGATCCTTTTATGGAAAAACTGTTATTAGAAGCCTGTTTAGAGTTAATTTACGATTATCAAGAAATTTTAGTTGGGATTCAAGATATGGGGGCAGCTGGGCTCGTTTCGTCAAGTGCAGAAATGGCTTCTAAAGCGGGGAGTGGCTTGATTCTTAATTTAGATGACGTACCACAAAGAGAGACACAGATGACGCCTTATGAAATGATGCTTTCTGAATCACAAGAGCGTATGCTGATTTGTGTGAAAAAAGGGGAAGAAAACCAAGTAGTTGAGCTATTTAAAAAATATGAATTAGATGCTGTAACAATTGGAGAAGTGACAGACGATGGCATGTATCGACTGTATCATAAAGGAAGCCTAGTGGCTGATTTACCTGTAGATGCTTTAGCAGAAGATGCTCCAACTTATTATAAACCTTACACTGAACCAGCTAGAATCCAAGCTTTTAAGGAGATGGAAGATTATCAACCAGAAGCTAATTCGTTTATCGATACACTAAAAAAGCTGCTACAACAACCCACAATTGCTTCTAAAAAATCTGTTTTTGAAAAATATGATTCAATGGTTCGTACCAATACAGTGGTGGGACCAGGAAGTGACGCAGCCATTTTACGCGTTCGGGGAACGGATAAAGCCATTGCAATGACAACGGATTGCAATGCACGTTACTTGTATTTAAATCCTGAAGTAGGTGGACAAATTGCGGTTGCCGAAGCAGCTCGAAATATAGTGTGTAGTGGAGGGAAGCCTCTAGCAATTACAGATTGCTTGAATTACGGAAACCCCGATAAACCAGAGATTTTCTGGGAATTATGGACGTCAGCTGACGGAATTTCAAAAGCATGTGAAGTTTTAGATACTCCTGTAATATCAGGAAATGTATCCATGTATAATGAATTTAATGGCCAAGCCGTTTATCCAACTCCAGTGATTGGAATGGTTGGTTTAGTAGAAAAATTAGCGCACATAACAACACAAGGCTTTAAACAAGCAGGCGACTATATTTATGTCATTGGAAATACCAAAGCGGATTTTAATGGTTCTGAATTACAAAAAATGGAATTAGGAAAAATTGAAGGAAAGTTAATGGACTTCGATTTAGCAGTCGAGCAAAATCGCCAAGCTAAAGTACTGGCAGCCATTCAAGCAGGTTTAGTTGAAAGTGCTCATGATACGAGTGAGGGTGGTCTAGCAGTTGCGTTAAGCGAGTGTGCGTTTGAAAATGAAGTAGGAATCGATGTGGCGGTTGACTTGCCAGATATGTGGCTATTCTCAGAAACGCAATCACGATTTGTGCTTTCCGTTAAGCAAGAAAATGCAGCAGCTTTTTCAAAACTGATGGGAGAAGAGGCTGTTTTAATCGGAGAAGTCACAGCTGAACCAATCGTGACAATGAAGACCCAACAAGGAACTTATCAAGTAGCAACAAATGAACTAAGACAACTATGGGAGAAGGCGATTCCGTGCTTACTGAAGTAA
- the purH gene encoding bifunctional phosphoribosylaminoimidazolecarboxamide formyltransferase/IMP cyclohydrolase: protein MKRALISVSDKAGIVEFAKALVENQVEIISTGGTKQVLVEAGIPTIGIEEVTNFPEMMDGRVKTLHPLIHGGLLGRRDLVSHTNAMEEYGIQPIDFVCVNLYPFKETILKKDVTTADAIENIDIGGPSMLRSGAKNYASVTVVVDPADYALVIAELTENGGTTLKTRERLAAKVFRHTASYDALIANYLTDLVGEEAPEKVTFTYDRKQSLRYGENSHQKASFYEDPLTVDFSIANAKQIHGKELSYNNIKDADAAIRIAREFSEPVAVAVKHMNPCGVGIGETIYEAFEHAYQADKVSIFGGIIVLNREVDLATAEKLHTIFLEIIIAPSYTKEALACLTKKKNLRLMTLNFEQPVVKGTEQVSVLGGLLIQEQDLLLGEAPEWDVVTERIPTVEELKAMEFAWKVMKHVKSNAIVVANDHHTLGIGAGQMNRVGSVKIALEQAAGKLEGAVLASDAFFPMSDSVEYAATHGIEAIIQPGGSIKDQESIEMANKYGVTMVFTKVRHFRH, encoded by the coding sequence ATGAAAAGAGCGTTAATCAGTGTGTCAGATAAAGCAGGAATTGTTGAATTTGCAAAAGCATTAGTTGAAAATCAAGTAGAGATTATTTCAACAGGTGGCACAAAGCAAGTTTTAGTAGAGGCGGGAATTCCAACGATTGGGATTGAGGAAGTTACCAACTTCCCTGAAATGATGGATGGCAGAGTTAAAACCTTACATCCGTTAATTCATGGTGGTTTGCTAGGACGTAGAGACTTAGTGAGTCATACAAATGCAATGGAGGAGTATGGCATTCAACCAATTGACTTCGTTTGTGTAAATCTTTATCCCTTTAAAGAAACCATTCTGAAAAAAGATGTGACGACAGCAGATGCGATTGAAAATATTGATATTGGTGGGCCTAGTATGCTTAGAAGCGGAGCGAAAAATTACGCCTCGGTTACTGTTGTAGTAGATCCTGCTGACTATGCTCTTGTGATTGCCGAATTGACAGAAAATGGTGGAACAACTTTAAAAACAAGAGAGCGTTTAGCTGCCAAAGTATTTCGTCATACTGCTAGTTATGATGCACTGATTGCGAACTATCTAACAGATTTAGTTGGAGAAGAGGCGCCTGAAAAAGTAACATTTACTTATGATCGTAAGCAAAGTCTTCGCTATGGTGAAAACAGTCATCAAAAAGCTAGTTTTTATGAAGACCCTTTAACGGTTGATTTTTCAATTGCGAATGCAAAACAAATTCACGGCAAGGAACTGTCTTATAATAATATTAAAGATGCGGATGCTGCGATTCGAATTGCAAGAGAGTTTAGTGAACCAGTAGCGGTAGCAGTGAAACATATGAACCCATGTGGTGTTGGAATTGGAGAAACAATTTATGAAGCATTTGAACACGCCTATCAAGCAGATAAAGTCTCCATTTTTGGTGGGATTATTGTGCTAAATCGCGAAGTAGATCTTGCAACAGCTGAAAAATTACACACTATTTTCTTAGAAATTATTATTGCTCCAAGCTATACGAAGGAAGCCTTAGCATGTCTAACCAAGAAAAAAAATCTCCGTTTGATGACCTTGAATTTTGAACAGCCGGTTGTAAAAGGTACAGAACAAGTGAGTGTGCTAGGTGGACTACTTATTCAAGAACAAGATTTATTATTAGGAGAAGCTCCTGAATGGGACGTTGTAACGGAAAGAATACCGACAGTTGAAGAATTAAAAGCAATGGAATTTGCATGGAAAGTTATGAAACATGTGAAAAGCAATGCGATTGTAGTAGCAAATGACCACCATACATTAGGGATTGGTGCAGGCCAAATGAACCGAGTAGGATCTGTTAAGATTGCGTTAGAACAGGCTGCTGGAAAATTAGAAGGAGCAGTTCTAGCAAGTGATGCGTTCTTCCCAATGAGTGACAGTGTTGAATATGCGGCAACACATGGAATTGAAGCGATTATTCAGCCAGGCGGAAGTATTAAAGATCAAGAATCAATTGAAATGGCAAATAAATATGGCGTCACAATGGTCTTTACAAAGGTTAGACATTTTAGACACTAA
- the purD gene encoding phosphoribosylamine--glycine ligase gives MKVLVIGSGGREHAICKKLAASPKVSTVYCAKGNEGMQQDGIQLVDIEENNHAALIEFAKKERINWTFVGPETPLMNGIVDDFLAAGLKIFGPTKKAALIEGSKDFAKQLMTTYQIPTAAYQTFTDYEQALCYVEEKGTPIVIKADGLAAGKGVVVAEDMNVATLALKDMLLDGKFSGAEKRVVIEEFLSGEEFSLLAFVSNNKIYPMPIAQDHKRAYEGDKGPNTGGMGAYSPVPQIPESMIEEAVEKVLKPAVQGMRSEEREFTGILYAGLIASEKGVKVIEFNARFGDPETQVVLNRLTSDFAQLIDDLLNNQVPVVEWQKKGYDIGIVIASDGYPEAYQKEIILPDLTKLEEVQVYYAGVKKNKTGNLVSNGGRIYLIEAQGNTLKEAADKAYQQLKAVDTEGTFYRMDIGKKAMKQN, from the coding sequence ATGAAGGTACTTGTAATTGGTAGTGGAGGAAGAGAACACGCGATATGTAAAAAATTAGCAGCAAGCCCGAAAGTATCAACTGTTTATTGCGCAAAAGGAAATGAAGGGATGCAACAAGACGGCATTCAGCTTGTTGATATTGAAGAAAACAATCACGCAGCGTTGATAGAGTTCGCTAAAAAAGAACGGATTAATTGGACCTTTGTGGGGCCAGAAACGCCATTAATGAATGGAATTGTGGATGATTTTCTTGCAGCAGGATTGAAAATATTTGGACCAACTAAAAAAGCAGCTTTAATTGAAGGTTCAAAAGATTTTGCTAAACAGCTAATGACAACTTACCAAATTCCAACAGCAGCTTACCAAACATTTACAGATTATGAACAAGCTTTATGTTATGTAGAAGAAAAAGGAACGCCAATTGTCATTAAGGCAGACGGATTAGCAGCTGGAAAAGGGGTCGTAGTTGCTGAAGATATGAATGTCGCAACGTTAGCATTAAAAGATATGTTGTTAGATGGGAAATTTTCAGGAGCAGAAAAGCGAGTAGTCATTGAAGAATTTTTAAGTGGCGAAGAATTCTCATTATTGGCGTTTGTAAGCAATAATAAAATTTATCCAATGCCGATTGCCCAAGACCACAAGCGAGCTTATGAAGGAGATAAAGGACCTAACACAGGAGGGATGGGAGCCTATTCACCTGTTCCACAAATCCCCGAGAGCATGATTGAAGAAGCTGTTGAAAAAGTTTTAAAACCTGCCGTACAAGGAATGCGTTCTGAAGAAAGAGAATTCACTGGGATTTTATATGCAGGCCTTATTGCTTCTGAAAAGGGAGTCAAGGTAATTGAATTCAATGCTCGATTTGGAGACCCAGAAACGCAAGTTGTCTTAAATCGCTTAACAAGTGATTTTGCACAACTCATTGATGATTTATTAAATAATCAAGTTCCAGTTGTTGAATGGCAAAAAAAAGGATATGATATTGGCATTGTCATTGCAAGTGATGGGTATCCAGAAGCCTATCAAAAAGAAATAATACTACCTGATTTAACGAAACTTGAAGAGGTACAAGTTTATTATGCAGGAGTCAAAAAAAATAAAACTGGAAATTTAGTTTCAAATGGTGGTAGAATCTATTTAATAGAAGCTCAAGGTAATACCTTAAAGGAAGCTGCAGATAAAGCTTATCAGCAATTGAAAGCAGTGGATACTGAAGGAACCTTTTATCGAATGGATATCGGGAAAAAAGCAATGAAACAGAATTGA